In Clostridium swellfunianum, a genomic segment contains:
- a CDS encoding MASE3 domain-containing sensor histidine kinase, whose product MRKKLIPSGIEAIGYVPWGTHLSQLYETKEDLLNILALYFKAGLEGNEFCLWITSNSVKESEVLEALGKQVPNVRKYLESGQLSIGDYKDFYLQDGKVKPENLINKWVELHDSIIGKGFHGLRVCGDESWIETKLWKSFIEYENRLNKIVNSYKIVALCTYCLKNCSASDVIDIIQSHQFMLVKKNDEWVIVEGTGLKDAKEKLNRVNRLYKVLSKINHAVIRNHNSRELYEEACRIAVEDGLFKAAWIGLVNKEVEEFEPAAQWGLNKDETELLSEHLNSCELYKNGMISNMINTSGYMMLNDIQDKIKHVEFRKGIIRHNINSCAIFPLVVGAEVIGIMAFYSQECSSMAKEEIDLLRSLCEDISFAIKAIEKEEELRQSEDRYKKILTLSPAAIIVHSRFIINYANLASAKLLGVDKPEDLIGRSLLDFIHKDYHEIVKGRKKLLGQEGVPLPFVEEKYIKSDGSIIDVEATAAYFPYKDKNAMVSVIRDITEIKKIEQIKKASEENKRLLGEAREYDKLKTEFFANISHELRTPINVILSAVQLINLYGTDDKIKKYIDTLQQNCYRLLRLVSNIIDITKMDAGFFELQLKNHNIVSVVEDITFSVSEYIENKGISLLFDTEVEEKVIACDHDKIDRIMLNLLSNAVKFTNSGGTILVNIYDRNDNILISVKDDGIGIPEDKKSLIFERFHQVDKSLTRSHEGSGIGLSIVKSLVELHGGTIRVQSEYGKGTEFIIELPVNIVDEYEDVNTNSIQGENFEKISVEFSDIYK is encoded by the coding sequence ATGAGAAAAAAACTAATACCTTCCGGTATTGAGGCTATAGGATATGTGCCATGGGGAACTCATCTTAGCCAGCTTTATGAAACAAAGGAAGATTTATTGAATATATTAGCTTTATACTTTAAGGCAGGGCTTGAAGGAAATGAATTCTGCTTATGGATTACTTCTAATAGTGTAAAGGAAAGCGAAGTTTTAGAGGCGCTAGGAAAGCAGGTGCCAAATGTAAGAAAATACTTAGAAAGTGGACAACTGTCTATAGGTGATTATAAAGATTTTTATTTACAAGATGGAAAGGTTAAACCTGAAAACCTAATAAATAAATGGGTTGAGCTGCATGATAGTATTATAGGGAAGGGGTTCCATGGTCTTAGAGTTTGCGGTGATGAAAGTTGGATTGAAACAAAGCTGTGGAAGAGCTTTATAGAATATGAAAATCGTCTTAATAAAATAGTTAACAGCTACAAAATAGTTGCTTTATGTACCTATTGCTTAAAAAACTGCAGTGCTTCAGATGTCATAGATATAATACAAAGTCACCAGTTCATGCTTGTAAAAAAGAATGATGAATGGGTTATCGTTGAGGGTACAGGACTAAAGGATGCTAAGGAAAAACTTAATAGAGTGAATAGGCTTTATAAAGTACTCAGTAAAATAAACCATGCGGTTATAAGAAATCATAATTCCAGAGAATTATATGAAGAAGCTTGCAGAATTGCAGTTGAGGATGGTTTATTTAAGGCGGCTTGGATTGGACTTGTTAATAAGGAAGTTGAAGAGTTTGAGCCTGCAGCCCAATGGGGACTTAATAAAGATGAAACAGAATTGTTATCAGAACATCTTAATAGCTGTGAATTATATAAAAATGGAATGATTAGCAATATGATCAATACTAGCGGATATATGATGTTAAATGATATTCAAGACAAAATAAAGCATGTTGAATTTCGAAAAGGTATTATTAGGCATAATATAAACTCCTGTGCAATATTTCCGCTTGTAGTCGGTGCGGAAGTCATTGGCATTATGGCTTTCTATTCACAGGAATGTTCTTCTATGGCAAAGGAAGAAATTGACCTGCTTAGAAGTCTTTGTGAGGATATTTCCTTTGCAATTAAAGCTATTGAAAAAGAAGAGGAGTTAAGACAGAGTGAAGATAGATACAAAAAGATACTTACGCTCTCTCCTGCAGCCATAATAGTTCACAGCAGATTTATAATAAATTATGCGAACTTAGCCTCGGCAAAGCTTTTAGGAGTTGATAAACCCGAAGACTTAATAGGGAGAAGTCTTTTGGATTTCATCCATAAAGATTATCACGAAATAGTTAAGGGAAGGAAAAAATTATTAGGGCAAGAAGGGGTTCCGCTACCTTTTGTTGAGGAGAAATATATAAAATCAGATGGAAGTATTATAGATGTTGAGGCCACTGCAGCTTATTTTCCGTACAAGGATAAAAATGCTATGGTATCTGTAATTAGAGATATAACTGAGATAAAGAAAATAGAGCAAATAAAGAAAGCTTCAGAAGAAAACAAGAGACTCTTAGGTGAAGCTAGAGAATATGATAAATTAAAAACAGAGTTTTTTGCTAATATATCCCATGAGCTTAGAACTCCTATAAATGTTATACTTTCAGCGGTACAGCTTATAAATCTATACGGTACGGATGATAAAATAAAGAAATATATCGATACCTTGCAGCAAAATTGCTATAGGCTGTTAAGGTTAGTTAGTAATATAATTGATATAACTAAGATGGATGCTGGATTCTTTGAGCTTCAGTTAAAAAATCATAACATAGTAAGTGTAGTTGAAGATATAACTTTTTCAGTATCGGAATATATAGAAAACAAAGGCATAAGTTTATTGTTTGACACAGAAGTAGAAGAAAAAGTTATTGCCTGTGATCACGATAAAATAGATAGGATTATGTTAAACCTCCTCTCTAATGCTGTTAAGTTTACTAATTCAGGAGGAACTATATTAGTAAATATATATGATAGAAATGACAATATTTTAATTTCTGTAAAGGATGATGGCATAGGTATTCCTGAAGATAAGAAAAGCTTAATTTTTGAAAGGTTTCATCAAGTTGATAAATCTCTTACTAGAAGTCATGAAGGCAGCGGTATTGGTCTTTCTATTGTTAAGTCATTAGTTGAGCTTCATGGTGGAACTATAAGAGTTCAAAGCGAGTATGGAAAAGGTACGGAGTTCATAATTGAACTACCTGTGAATATTGTTGATGAATATGAGGACGTGAATACTAACAGCATTCAAGGGGAAAATTTTGAAAAGATAAGCGTAGAGTTTTCGGATATTTATAAATAA
- a CDS encoding acyl-[acyl-carrier-protein] thioesterase: MPGFIYEKEYEIHYYEVDNRGRALITSIVDFLGDIATKQSEELGIGIDYLKENKLAWVLYKWNIDMYKYPVYGDIIKIKTCPYSMRKFYAYRAFEIFNSQGELLGKAESVWFLINLERRRPARIGQDIYKFYGLDVDDESILEIGDIEKLQNVNSEKMFNVRYSDIDTNQHVNNAKYIAWAIETVPMGIVINYTLKNIKVTYEKETTYGETITVFTETKVNDNQTTCIHKIIDKEGKELTLLKTIWEKI; this comes from the coding sequence ATGCCTGGATTTATATATGAAAAAGAATATGAAATACACTACTACGAGGTAGATAACAGAGGTAGAGCGCTGATAACAAGCATAGTAGATTTTTTAGGAGATATAGCTACAAAGCAGTCCGAGGAGCTAGGTATTGGGATAGATTATCTAAAGGAAAATAAGCTTGCCTGGGTGCTTTATAAATGGAATATTGATATGTATAAGTATCCGGTTTATGGGGACATAATTAAGATAAAAACCTGCCCTTATTCTATGAGAAAATTTTACGCCTATAGAGCTTTTGAAATATTCAATTCTCAAGGAGAGCTTCTAGGTAAAGCTGAATCTGTTTGGTTCTTAATAAATCTTGAAAGAAGAAGACCAGCGAGAATTGGGCAGGATATATACAAGTTCTATGGCTTGGATGTAGATGATGAGAGCATACTAGAGATTGGAGACATAGAAAAACTCCAGAATGTAAACAGTGAAAAAATGTTTAATGTCAGATATAGTGATATAGATACTAACCAGCATGTTAACAATGCAAAATATATTGCTTGGGCCATAGAAACAGTACCAATGGGGATAGTAATCAACTATACTCTGAAAAATATAAAAGTTACATACGAAAAAGAAACTACCTATGGAGAGACTATAACAGTATTTACCGAAACAAAAGTAAATGACAATCAAACTACTTGTATTCATAAAATTATAGATAAAGAGGGTAAGGAGTTAACGCTTCTTAAAACTATTTGGGAGAAAATTTAA
- a CDS encoding phosphatase PAP2 family protein produces the protein MSYLKQLDRDLLGFFSEGIKNAFFDQLMPFFSLINNHGEVWIALAIILMINKDTKIRRLGISVLIALAIGNIIGDQILKNIITRQRPIGIEFGFDFIIKLPKSYSFPSGHTTSSFAVFGAFLFSKARYKYWVLALASFIAFSRIYLHVHYPSDILGGIVLGLICGKLAVKLGKGFFRKEN, from the coding sequence ATGAGTTATTTGAAGCAATTGGATAGAGATCTCTTAGGATTTTTTTCAGAAGGAATAAAGAATGCTTTTTTTGATCAATTAATGCCTTTTTTTTCACTCATAAATAATCATGGAGAGGTATGGATAGCTCTAGCAATAATTCTTATGATTAACAAAGATACAAAGATTAGAAGACTTGGGATATCTGTACTTATAGCTTTAGCTATTGGAAATATAATAGGAGACCAAATACTTAAAAATATTATAACAAGGCAAAGACCTATAGGAATCGAGTTTGGTTTTGATTTTATAATTAAGTTGCCTAAGTCGTATTCATTCCCTTCAGGACATACTACTTCTTCCTTTGCTGTATTTGGAGCATTTTTATTCAGTAAGGCAAGGTATAAGTATTGGGTGCTGGCACTAGCTTCTTTTATAGCCTTTTCAAGAATATATCTTCATGTTCATTATCCATCCGATATACTTGGAGGGATAGTTTTAGGGTTGATATGTGGGAAATTGGCTGTTAAATTAGGAAAAGGTTTTTTTAGAAAGGAGAATTAA
- a CDS encoding DUF1667 domain-containing protein — protein MEKRELICINCPLGCSLEIDIIDENNIEVKGNSCKRGELYGIKECTNPTRILTTTVFVKGGSEEVLPVKTEKDIPKGKIFDCVRVLKGIVVEAPVKIGDVIIENILDTGTDIVAAKNISKV, from the coding sequence ATGGAAAAGAGAGAATTGATATGTATAAATTGCCCTTTAGGATGCAGCTTAGAAATAGATATAATAGATGAAAACAATATAGAAGTGAAGGGCAATAGCTGCAAGCGTGGAGAACTTTATGGAATAAAGGAATGTACAAATCCAACTAGAATACTAACTACTACTGTATTTGTAAAGGGTGGATCGGAAGAAGTTCTTCCAGTAAAAACTGAAAAAGATATTCCTAAGGGAAAGATATTTGATTGTGTTAGAGTTTTGAAAGGTATTGTAGTGGAAGCACCTGTAAAAATTGGGGATGTAATTATAGAAAATATTTTAGATACGGGAACGGATATTGTTGCCGCAAAAAATATATCCAAGGTGTAA
- a CDS encoding NAD(P)/FAD-dependent oxidoreductase codes for MQEYDIVIIGGGPAGLAAAIAAKENGAEDILILERENQLGGILNQCIHNGFGLHTFKEELTGPEYAQRFIDKAMELNIPYKLNTMVLDLNKDKVVTVVNDIDGITEIKAKAVILAMGCRERPRGAINIPGSRCSGIYSAGTAQKFVNVKGQLPGREIVILGSGDIGLIMARRMTLEGCKVKAVVELMPYSSGLKRNIVQCLHDYDIPLKLSHTVIDIKGKDRVEGVTIAKVDSNRNPVKGTEEYIPCDTLLLSVGLVPENELSKKAGVALSNTTNGPEVNESMQTNIEGVFACGNVLHVHDLVDYVTLESYTAGENAARFIKGQKNQEGYVVEVITGNGISYVVPKYISPSNIEESIDIKFRVKTVFNNSYISVYFDDTREMHIKKKVLAPGEMEIVKLKKDMFNGHPECKKIIIKVEV; via the coding sequence ATGCAAGAGTATGATATTGTGATAATTGGCGGAGGTCCTGCTGGATTGGCAGCTGCTATTGCTGCTAAGGAAAATGGCGCTGAAGACATACTAATACTTGAAAGAGAAAATCAGCTAGGGGGGATTTTAAACCAGTGTATTCATAATGGTTTTGGACTTCATACCTTCAAGGAGGAGCTAACTGGGCCTGAATATGCCCAAAGATTCATTGATAAGGCAATGGAGCTTAATATACCCTATAAATTAAATACAATGGTTTTAGATTTAAACAAGGATAAAGTAGTGACTGTTGTTAATGATATAGACGGAATAACTGAGATAAAGGCTAAGGCTGTAATATTGGCCATGGGTTGCAGAGAAAGGCCAAGAGGGGCAATAAACATACCAGGAAGTCGCTGCTCGGGAATATACTCAGCTGGAACTGCTCAGAAGTTTGTAAATGTTAAGGGCCAGCTTCCGGGCAGGGAAATAGTGATACTTGGTTCAGGAGATATAGGACTTATAATGGCTAGAAGAATGACTCTTGAAGGCTGTAAGGTTAAAGCTGTAGTTGAACTTATGCCTTATTCAAGCGGACTTAAAAGAAACATCGTTCAGTGCCTTCATGACTATGATATACCTCTTAAGCTTAGTCATACTGTTATTGACATTAAGGGAAAAGATAGAGTTGAAGGAGTAACCATAGCAAAGGTGGATTCAAATCGCAATCCTGTAAAAGGAACCGAAGAATATATACCTTGTGATACACTTCTACTTTCTGTAGGTCTTGTGCCTGAGAATGAGCTTTCAAAGAAAGCAGGAGTGGCTTTAAGCAATACCACTAACGGGCCAGAAGTAAATGAAAGCATGCAGACAAATATAGAAGGCGTATTTGCCTGCGGTAATGTTCTTCATGTACACGATTTAGTTGATTACGTAACCTTAGAAAGCTATACAGCTGGAGAAAATGCGGCTAGATTTATAAAAGGACAGAAGAATCAGGAAGGGTATGTTGTTGAAGTTATAACAGGTAATGGTATAAGCTATGTTGTTCCTAAATATATTAGCCCCTCAAATATTGAAGAGAGTATTGATATTAAATTTAGAGTCAAAACAGTATTTAACAACAGCTATATATCTGTTTATTTCGATGATACAAGAGAAATGCATATTAAGAAAAAAGTTCTAGCTCCTGGAGAAATGGAGATAGTAAAGCTAAAAAAGGATATGTTTAATGGGCATCCTGAGTGCAAGAAAATAATTATCAAGGTGGAGGTCTAA
- a CDS encoding NAD(P)/FAD-dependent oxidoreductase translates to MYDVLIVGAGVIGCSIARELSKFELNICVVEKESDVAAGTTKANSAIVHAGFDAKTNSLKGKLNAKGNAMFDKLSQELEFPFKRIGALVLCFDEGDLYKLEDLKSQGEINGVSDLKILSKEEIKELEPNISDQAVGALYAPTSGITCPYEMTIALAENAHANGVEFKFNAPILNIEKKLNSYIVDTNDGHLEARVVINAAGVFADELNNMISSEKLSIIPRKGEYCLFDKEVGNLISRTIFQLPTSMGKGVLVTPTVDGNLLLGPNAVDVEEKEDLVTSREGLEEIVQKGKLSVKNLPLNKVITSFSGLRAHSLADDFIIGEAKEAENFINAAGIESPGLSSAPAIAEMVAQIVIDKLSPNKNESFNPIRKGIPKFRELSNEVRNELIKARPEYGRIVCRCEVVTEGEILDSIRRPLGATTLDGVKRRTRAGMGRCQAGFCSARVLDILSREFEVDPTEITKFGGNSKLLVGKNKDSIK, encoded by the coding sequence ATGTATGATGTTTTAATAGTTGGTGCAGGAGTTATAGGTTGTTCCATAGCAAGGGAATTATCTAAATTTGAATTAAATATTTGTGTTGTTGAAAAAGAGTCAGATGTTGCAGCAGGAACAACAAAGGCAAACAGCGCTATCGTACATGCTGGTTTTGATGCCAAGACAAACTCTTTAAAAGGAAAACTAAATGCTAAGGGCAATGCTATGTTTGATAAGCTTTCACAGGAGCTTGAGTTTCCTTTTAAAAGAATTGGGGCGCTCGTTTTATGTTTTGATGAGGGCGATTTGTATAAGCTTGAGGATCTGAAAAGCCAGGGTGAAATAAATGGGGTTTCTGATTTGAAAATATTAAGTAAAGAAGAAATTAAGGAACTGGAGCCCAATATATCAGATCAGGCAGTAGGAGCTCTTTACGCTCCCACCAGCGGCATTACTTGTCCATATGAGATGACTATTGCCTTGGCCGAAAACGCACATGCTAATGGAGTTGAATTTAAATTTAATGCACCAATCTTAAATATTGAAAAGAAATTAAATAGTTATATAGTTGATACAAATGATGGACATCTTGAAGCAAGAGTTGTAATAAATGCCGCAGGAGTTTTTGCAGATGAGCTTAACAATATGATAAGCAGCGAAAAGTTAAGTATTATACCAAGAAAAGGAGAATACTGCCTATTTGATAAAGAGGTTGGAAATTTGATTTCAAGAACTATATTTCAGCTTCCGACTTCAATGGGTAAGGGGGTTCTTGTTACCCCTACTGTAGATGGAAATCTTCTTTTAGGACCAAACGCTGTTGATGTTGAAGAAAAAGAAGATTTAGTAACCTCAAGAGAAGGCTTGGAGGAGATAGTTCAAAAGGGTAAGCTAAGCGTTAAGAACCTTCCGCTAAACAAAGTAATAACTTCATTTTCAGGGCTTCGAGCTCACAGCTTAGCAGATGATTTTATTATTGGAGAAGCTAAGGAGGCAGAGAATTTTATAAATGCGGCAGGCATCGAATCGCCTGGACTATCAAGTGCTCCAGCTATAGCTGAAATGGTAGCTCAGATAGTGATAGATAAGCTTAGTCCAAATAAAAATGAAAGCTTCAATCCTATCAGAAAAGGAATCCCCAAATTTAGAGAGTTAAGCAATGAAGTAAGAAACGAACTTATAAAGGCTAGGCCTGAATATGGAAGAATTGTTTGCAGGTGTGAGGTTGTAACAGAAGGTGAGATACTGGATTCAATAAGAAGACCACTTGGAGCAACCACACTAGATGGAGTAAAGAGAAGAACAAGAGCGGGTATGGGAAGATGTCAGGCGGGCTTTTGTTCTGCAAGAGTTTTGGACATTTTATCAAGAGAATTTGAGGTTGACCCAACAGAGATTACTAAGTTTGGCGGCAATTCTAAGCTCTTAGTTGGAAAGAATAAGGACAGCATTAAGTAA
- the glpK gene encoding glycerol kinase GlpK: MKYIMALDQGTTSSRCIIFDKSGSVISKAQKEFKQIYPKAGWIEHDPIEIWATQFGVAVEALVMANLQASDIAAIGITNQRETTVVWDKRTGIPVHNAIVWQCRRTSEICEELRKLGFEGKIKEKTGLILDPYFSGTKIKWILDNVPNAREEAKKGNLIFGNIDTWLVWNLTKGQIHVTDYSNAARTMLYNIHTLEWDEEVLRALNIPKEMLPEVKPSSEVYGHTSKVLFGEEIPISGIAGDQQAALFGQTCFKEGEAKNTYGTGCFMLMNTGSKAVNSKHGLLTTIAWGVDNKIEYALEGSIFVGGASIQWLRDELRMLKNASESERYALEVEDTNGVYVVPAFTGLGAPYWDPYARGTVMGLTRGTKKEHFIRATLESIAYQTNDVLKAMQEDSGISLVQLNVDGGASSNNFLMQFQSDILGVRVDRPQVVETTALGAAYLAGLAVGYWKDKEEISQNRSIEKQFRPAMDEDKRAKLLKGWHRALKRAMEWEKEED, from the coding sequence ATGAAGTATATAATGGCGTTAGACCAGGGGACAACCAGTTCTAGATGTATAATATTTGATAAATCAGGTTCTGTTATTAGCAAGGCTCAAAAGGAATTTAAACAAATTTACCCTAAGGCCGGATGGATAGAGCACGATCCAATCGAAATATGGGCTACACAATTTGGAGTCGCTGTAGAAGCTTTGGTTATGGCAAATCTCCAAGCTTCTGATATCGCAGCTATAGGAATAACGAATCAAAGAGAGACTACAGTTGTTTGGGATAAAAGAACAGGGATCCCTGTTCATAATGCAATAGTTTGGCAGTGCAGAAGAACTTCAGAAATTTGCGAAGAACTTAGGAAGCTTGGTTTTGAAGGAAAAATAAAAGAAAAGACAGGTCTCATTCTAGACCCATATTTTTCTGGAACAAAAATTAAGTGGATTTTAGACAATGTTCCAAATGCAAGAGAAGAAGCAAAAAAGGGAAATCTTATATTTGGAAACATAGATACTTGGCTTGTGTGGAATTTAACAAAGGGGCAGATACATGTAACTGATTATTCAAATGCAGCGAGAACAATGCTTTATAATATTCATACTCTCGAGTGGGATGAGGAGGTATTAAGGGCGCTTAATATTCCAAAGGAAATGCTTCCAGAGGTTAAACCTTCTAGCGAGGTTTATGGTCATACTAGCAAGGTGCTTTTTGGTGAAGAAATTCCAATATCAGGTATTGCAGGAGATCAGCAGGCTGCTTTATTTGGGCAGACTTGCTTTAAGGAAGGTGAGGCAAAGAATACCTATGGTACTGGCTGCTTTATGCTTATGAACACAGGTTCAAAGGCTGTAAACTCAAAACATGGGCTTTTAACCACTATAGCCTGGGGCGTAGACAATAAAATAGAGTATGCCTTAGAAGGAAGTATATTTGTAGGCGGAGCATCTATTCAATGGCTTAGAGATGAGCTTAGGATGTTAAAAAATGCTTCAGAGTCGGAAAGATATGCGCTAGAGGTTGAGGATACTAATGGGGTATATGTAGTTCCTGCCTTTACTGGGCTTGGTGCACCATATTGGGATCCATATGCAAGAGGAACTGTTATGGGGCTTACTAGAGGAACAAAAAAAGAACATTTTATAAGGGCAACTCTTGAGTCTATAGCATATCAAACTAATGATGTTTTAAAGGCTATGCAGGAGGATTCCGGTATTTCTCTAGTTCAATTAAATGTAGATGGTGGTGCAAGCTCAAATAACTTCTTGATGCAGTTTCAATCTGATATATTAGGTGTTCGAGTTGATAGACCTCAGGTTGTTGAAACCACTGCACTTGGAGCAGCTTATCTTGCAGGATTGGCAGTTGGCTATTGGAAGGATAAAGAGGAAATCTCACAAAATAGAAGCATAGAGAAACAGTTTAGACCAGCAATGGATGAAGATAAAAGGGCTAAGCTTTTAAAGGGCTGGCATAGGGCATTAAAAAGAGCAATGGAATGGGAAAAGGAAGAAGATTAA
- a CDS encoding glycerol-3-phosphate responsive antiterminator — translation MYNLEEVLIENPIIAALRNDVDLNKVTNSNAEVVFVLYGNVITIKGICEKLKASNKLVFIHIDMLEGLKGDFAGLEFIKKYIEPHGIITTKATNVKYAKQLGLSTIQRIFIIDSLSLETGAKNIKDAAPDAVEVMPGIANKIIHRLQSKVHVPVIAGGLITEKKDAMEALSSGAIAVSTSASELWDM, via the coding sequence ATGTACAACTTAGAAGAAGTTCTCATAGAAAATCCTATAATAGCAGCCTTGAGAAACGATGTTGATCTAAATAAGGTTACTAATAGTAATGCTGAGGTAGTGTTTGTTTTATACGGTAATGTTATAACTATAAAGGGGATATGCGAAAAATTGAAAGCTTCCAATAAGCTCGTGTTTATACATATAGATATGTTGGAGGGGTTAAAGGGAGATTTTGCAGGGCTTGAATTTATAAAAAAATATATAGAGCCACACGGAATTATAACTACAAAAGCAACCAATGTGAAATATGCAAAGCAGCTTGGTTTAAGCACTATACAGAGAATTTTTATTATAGATTCTCTCTCTCTAGAGACTGGTGCCAAAAATATAAAAGATGCTGCTCCAGATGCGGTTGAAGTGATGCCTGGAATAGCTAATAAGATAATCCATAGGCTTCAGAGCAAGGTACATGTCCCGGTAATAGCAGGTGGTTTAATAACTGAGAAAAAGGATGCTATGGAGGCTTTATCAAGTGGAGCTATTGCAGTTTCTACAAGTGCTTCTGAGCTATGGGATATGTAG
- a CDS encoding PadR family transcriptional regulator, whose amino-acid sequence MNTQLKKGILELCVLAVLDKKDCYGYELVNEISKNVEISEGTIYPILRRLNQEGYFLTYLQESQEGPPRKYYKLTDFGKSIKDELLKEWTELVDGVNNIIIEGGAALNE is encoded by the coding sequence ATGAATACTCAACTAAAAAAAGGCATACTAGAGCTTTGTGTTCTTGCTGTACTTGATAAAAAGGATTGCTATGGTTATGAGTTAGTAAATGAAATATCTAAAAATGTGGAAATTTCAGAAGGAACCATATATCCAATACTCAGAAGATTGAATCAAGAAGGTTACTTTCTAACTTATCTTCAAGAATCTCAGGAAGGGCCACCGAGAAAATACTACAAATTAACTGATTTTGGAAAGTCAATAAAGGATGAGTTACTTAAGGAATGGACCGAGCTAGTAGATGGCGTTAATAATATAATAATTGAAGGAGGCGCTGCATTAAATGAATAA
- a CDS encoding HAAS signaling domain-containing protein: MNKDEFLKSLDEALTGFTWQEKKDIIYDYEEHFRIGLQNGKSDEGLIEELGDPKSIASQYRENLNVDNTMQKGINHNTAKVSKLDNTSISGIAAISLLIFNLIFILAPFLGLASAIIGLFAGAIGAFFGGIALIFGTVFENFINDVSGLLVTVSPIASILFGVGTTAFGVLFFIGDCYIAKYFIKGTVKYINWNLRIIKKQGDI; the protein is encoded by the coding sequence ATGAATAAAGACGAATTTCTTAAATCCCTCGACGAGGCGCTCACAGGATTCACATGGCAAGAGAAAAAAGACATAATTTATGATTATGAAGAACATTTTAGAATAGGACTCCAAAATGGCAAGTCAGATGAAGGGCTTATTGAAGAACTTGGTGATCCTAAAAGTATTGCAAGTCAATATAGAGAGAATTTAAATGTTGATAATACAATGCAAAAGGGTATAAATCATAACACAGCAAAGGTTAGCAAACTTGATAATACATCAATATCCGGCATAGCAGCCATTAGTCTTCTAATATTTAATCTGATATTTATATTAGCGCCTTTTCTAGGCCTTGCAAGCGCTATAATCGGACTTTTCGCAGGTGCTATAGGAGCTTTCTTCGGCGGTATAGCATTGATTTTTGGAACAGTTTTTGAAAACTTTATAAATGATGTATCCGGGCTTTTAGTCACTGTATCTCCTATTGCTTCAATATTATTTGGTGTCGGAACGACAGCTTTTGGTGTTTTATTTTTTATAGGTGATTGTTATATAGCAAAGTATTTTATAAAAGGTACAGTGAAATATATTAATTGGAATCTGAGAATTATAAAGAAACAAGGAGATATTTAA
- a CDS encoding DUF4097 family beta strand repeat-containing protein, which yields MERFNIKKLVHVLLAVMLISYGIGAIIIFTSPKAIFSREKGNLDVDEIKTVTLKGIKDIKVNVSSASINIIPSSEAELKAHLNGNIISMSPYRKPDLECYASGSTLYVNVKTNTKITLGFYSSSLKLDVYLPSSYIDELKLTSSSGSIHVKELELSSLQCNSSSGSTTIDNVIADNFDHSSSSGSLTINGLTSKTSKLSSSSGSMRVNGFTGNLKASSSSGSTRVEYLSFDNDISITASSGSVELKLPKTAEFYLDANASSGSIRSDFPVAMTGSSDKRHLKGVVGNDKNKVRINTSSGGIRITK from the coding sequence ATGGAAAGGTTTAATATAAAAAAACTAGTTCACGTTCTTTTGGCTGTAATGCTTATCTCTTATGGTATTGGAGCTATAATTATATTTACTTCTCCTAAAGCTATTTTTAGCAGAGAAAAAGGCAACCTTGATGTAGACGAAATAAAGACAGTCACTCTAAAAGGAATAAAAGATATTAAGGTAAATGTGTCAAGCGCAAGCATAAATATTATTCCATCTTCTGAAGCTGAGCTCAAAGCTCACCTTAACGGAAACATTATAAGTATGAGCCCCTACAGAAAACCAGACTTAGAGTGCTATGCTTCTGGCAGCACTCTATATGTTAATGTAAAAACTAACACCAAGATTACCTTGGGATTCTATAGTTCTTCATTAAAATTAGATGTTTATTTACCTTCATCTTATATTGATGAATTAAAACTCACGTCTTCCTCAGGCAGTATTCATGTGAAGGAATTGGAGCTTAGCAGTCTTCAATGCAATTCTAGTTCAGGCAGTACAACTATTGATAATGTTATTGCGGATAACTTTGATCATTCCAGCAGCTCAGGCAGCCTAACTATAAATGGATTGACCTCGAAGACTTCAAAGCTTTCAAGCTCTTCAGGAAGTATGCGAGTTAACGGATTTACAGGAAACTTAAAGGCATCCTCATCATCAGGAAGCACACGAGTTGAGTATTTGAGCTTCGATAATGATATATCTATAACAGCCTCCTCCGGCAGTGTTGAGTTAAAACTTCCTAAAACAGCTGAATTCTATCTGGATGCTAATGCTAGCTCAGGCAGCATTAGAAGCGACTTTCCTGTTGCGATGACAGGTTCTAGTGATAAACGTCACCTTAAAGGTGTAGTGGGAAACGATAAAAACAAAGTTAGAATTAACACCTCCTCTGGAGGCATTAGAATAACAAAATAA